The segment CGCACATCAGAGAGAGAGCAAACCAACGCATACCCGTTGCGTATGTCACCGCACGATTATCGAATTTCATCTGTCCCACGCCGTTAATCAAATTACTATGGCAAGGCATGCACCGGCATATCCCTCAACCGGTACCCTGCTACGCCTCAATCACCTAACGGTACTTTAATCATGATTGCATGTTGTCGAATTTGCGATCGGATTTGAGCGGAAACGGATATTTCTGAAGATTATGGTTAATGAGTGACTAAAATTGACTCACTGATGGAGGCCCTTGAACGTCGTCGTGCGGCTCTATCCTGCGGAAATGGCGAGCAGAACAGCCATGTTAGTGATTTTTAATTTTATGGATTTCAAAGATACGTCGATATGTTTAGGGTCGCCGTCCGATCGGAGGAGTTAATGATGCGGCGCTATAATCTGCGGCATGATGTCGGAGGCACTTGGCTGGTGGTGGATGGAGTGACGACGGAGCCCGCAAATCTAGACGATGTCGCATTAAGTGGCATGGGCTGGCCGGAAGCTTGCGATATGGTCGCCCTCTTGAATTGTCTCGATGCAATCGAAAATGCGTCGCGAGATTATGAAGCTTTGGCAGCCGCAGAATAATTGTGGTCCGTTCCCCGGTGAAACTGCATCAATCACCGTAGGCGGCATGTATGCGGTATCATATGTAAGAATCTGATTTCATTGATTTTTTGGCGGAAGAGGTGGGATTCGAACCCACGGTACGGTTTCCCGCACGCCGGTTTTCAAGACCGGTTCCTTAAACCACTCGGACACTCTTCCTGTCGCTGAAGCGTAGCGCTTCAGTATATGTGGTCGGCTGGCTTTACAGCTATTCGGGCCGGAGCGTCAACCGGCCTGATCGAACTCTGCGTCCAACGAATTCGCTCACGTAGATGATGCCACTATCTCCTCGGCTCGCCGCCAGGCGCATAGTGAGACTTTTGCTTGAACGGGAACACGCTGCCGCAGCGGCAGCGGATCATGTATTTCGCCGGGTCGTTCGATTTGCGTTCGTCGGAAAAGCCCGCCGGCATTTCGTCTACGAGAAAACCAGGGGTCTCCCGTCGAGGATTGTCGTCCTCCGAGACCTCGGCAAAACCGCTATTGCCACAACGAGAGCATTCGAGCTTTCTTGAATATCGATCCCGCGCAGCCATTTTCTTCCAGTCCGAGTCTCACATGTCCCTTCCCTATCAGAGAACATTTCGTTTCTGAACCCGCATAAAGAAATGATACAGATCGATGCGGTGAAACCCAATCGGCTATGATCTCAGCGACAAAGATTCTCGAGATATGAGAGCCTTGCGCATCGAATAATCAAAAGGACACCACCCTCGCCTATGACGCTCAACGACCAGCCCCTATCGATCGGCCCCGAGCCTTTGACTGGCCCCGCCCTCACGGCCTTCTTTTCCCGCGATGCGGTTACCGTTGCCTCCGCGCTGATCGGCGCTCGCCTCACGGTCGCCGGTGCCGGCGGTCGCATCGTCGAGACGGAGGCCTATCGGCCCGATGACGAGGCGTCCCATAGCTTTCGCGGACCGACGGCGCGCAATGCGGCGATGTTCGGTCCGGCGGGGCGTGTCTATATCTACCGGTCCTATGGCATTCACTGGTGCCTGAATTTCGTCTGCGAAGCTGCCAGCGCCGTGCTCATCCGGGCGTTGGAGCCGGAGAGTGGCATCGCGGACATGGTCGGTCGGCGCGGTGTTGCGGACTTCGTCAATCTCTGCAACGGCCCGGGAAAGCTCGCGCAGGCCTTGGGCGTGGATATCGGCATG is part of the Rhizobium sp. CB3090 genome and harbors:
- a CDS encoding DNA-3-methyladenine glycosylase — protein: MTLNDQPLSIGPEPLTGPALTAFFSRDAVTVASALIGARLTVAGAGGRIVETEAYRPDDEASHSFRGPTARNAAMFGPAGRVYIYRSYGIHWCLNFVCEAASAVLIRALEPESGIADMVGRRGVADFVNLCNGPGKLAQALGVDIGMNGLALDAAPFEITLAEPIPLVAGKRIGITKNVEPLWRFGAAGSCFVSRRFP